A window of the Gordonia humi genome harbors these coding sequences:
- a CDS encoding Zn-ribbon domain-containing OB-fold protein — protein MTTDSNDSPMLPAVVRDEAGAAFFDAAARGELLVKKGPGGVVLGPEVRTCPVTGSGELDAVSASGRATLVSWATVHRAPLPILADAVPYVTALVELDEGPWLLVRLIDVDTADLRVGLPLLARYVTGRGADGEAAGETLPVFAPDPGRR, from the coding sequence ATGACCACCGACTCGAACGACAGTCCGATGCTGCCCGCCGTCGTACGGGACGAGGCCGGTGCCGCGTTCTTCGACGCGGCCGCCCGCGGCGAGCTCCTGGTGAAGAAGGGGCCCGGCGGAGTCGTCCTCGGCCCGGAGGTGCGCACCTGTCCGGTCACCGGATCGGGCGAGCTCGACGCCGTGTCCGCGAGCGGGCGGGCGACCCTGGTCAGCTGGGCGACCGTCCACCGGGCGCCGCTGCCGATCCTGGCCGACGCGGTGCCCTATGTCACGGCGCTCGTCGAACTCGACGAGGGACCGTGGCTGCTGGTCCGTCTCATCGACGTCGACACCGCAGATCTGCGCGTCGGGCTGCCGCTGCTCGCGCGCTACGTCACCGGACGCGGAGCCGACGGCGAGGCCGCGGGGGAGACCCTGCCGGTCTTCGCCCCGGATCCCGGTCGCCGCTAG
- a CDS encoding thiolase family protein, with the protein MPSAPDAAIVGLGITELGRVYGRSTTALAAEAVRLAAADAGLGLHDLDGLLVSPGMRKDLDVNLAGVLNLGHLGLLAQVNAYGSTAGAMITQAALAIDAGMATTVACVFGDTPLRPSRPAGSAWGSPSRSGTALTGLSGWQTASGATNPNILYAMCARRHMEAYGTTSTQLGAIAVAQRSWAAANPLAAMRDPMSIEDHQESRWIAEPFHLLDCCLVSNGAVAVIVTSADRAADLRQPAVHVWGFGQAHRPRQMHAGSDWGLVTPAARSGPDAMRMAGVTVNDIDICEIYDCYTYTVLVTLEDYGFCAKGEGGSFVADGALAPGGALACNTGGGQLSSYYMWGMTPVSEAVIQARGHGGDRQAPRNDVILVSGNGGILEHHSTLVLSPLHRRAA; encoded by the coding sequence ATGCCATCGGCGCCCGATGCGGCGATCGTCGGGCTCGGCATCACCGAACTCGGCAGGGTCTACGGCCGGTCGACGACCGCTCTGGCGGCCGAAGCGGTCCGTCTCGCGGCGGCCGACGCCGGGCTCGGGCTGCACGATCTCGACGGGCTCCTGGTGAGTCCGGGCATGCGGAAGGACCTCGACGTCAATCTCGCCGGAGTCCTCAACCTCGGGCATCTCGGGCTGCTCGCACAGGTGAACGCGTACGGATCCACCGCGGGCGCGATGATCACGCAGGCCGCACTGGCCATCGACGCCGGAATGGCCACGACCGTCGCGTGCGTGTTCGGCGACACCCCGCTGCGGCCTAGTCGTCCGGCCGGTTCGGCCTGGGGCAGTCCGTCGCGAAGCGGGACGGCTCTGACCGGGTTGAGCGGCTGGCAGACGGCGTCCGGCGCGACCAACCCGAACATCCTCTACGCGATGTGCGCGCGCAGGCACATGGAGGCCTACGGCACCACCTCGACGCAGTTGGGGGCCATCGCGGTCGCGCAACGCTCGTGGGCGGCGGCCAACCCTCTCGCGGCCATGCGAGACCCGATGTCCATCGAGGACCACCAGGAGTCGAGATGGATCGCCGAGCCCTTTCACCTCCTCGACTGCTGTCTGGTCAGCAACGGCGCCGTCGCGGTGATCGTCACGTCCGCCGACCGCGCCGCCGATCTGCGTCAACCCGCGGTGCACGTGTGGGGGTTCGGACAGGCTCATCGACCGCGTCAGATGCACGCGGGCTCGGACTGGGGCCTGGTCACACCCGCCGCGCGATCGGGTCCGGACGCGATGCGGATGGCCGGCGTCACCGTGAACGACATCGACATCTGCGAGATCTACGACTGCTACACGTACACGGTCCTGGTGACTCTCGAGGACTACGGTTTCTGCGCGAAGGGCGAGGGCGGCTCATTCGTCGCCGACGGCGCCCTCGCGCCGGGCGGCGCGCTGGCGTGCAACACCGGCGGCGGGCAGTTGTCCTCGTATTACATGTGGGGGATGACGCCGGTGTCCGAGGCCGTGATCCAGGCGCGCGGGCACGGCGGAGACCGACAAGCGCCCCGCAACGACGTCATCCTCGTCAGTGGAAACGGCGGGATACTCGAGCACCACTCGACGCTGGTGCTCAGTCCACTTCATCGGAGGGCGGCATGA